Proteins from one Microtus pennsylvanicus isolate mMicPen1 chromosome 7, mMicPen1.hap1, whole genome shotgun sequence genomic window:
- the Enpp4 gene encoding bis(5'-adenosyl)-triphosphatase ENPP4 encodes MKLLVILFLGLVADCRGNSSYSLTPQLLLVSFDGFRADYLKDYDLPHLQNFIKDGVLVEHVTNVFITKTFPNHYSIVTGLYEESHGIVANTMYDGVTKKHFSESNDKDPFWWDGAVPIWVTNQLQGNRSSAAAMWPGTDVPIHNTTPSYFMSYSSSVPFEERLNNVTSWLSSSNPPVTFATLYWEEPDASGHKYGPEDKGNMSRVLREVDGLIGDLVQKLKELRLWENLNVIITSDHGMTQCSENRLIHLDACIDPSNYSLIDLTPVAAILPKRNVTEVYDKLKHCSPHMSVYLKEDIPARFHYQHSDRIQPIILVADEGWTIVLNKSSLKLGDHGYDNSLPTMHPFLAAHGPAFRKGYRQSTANTVDIYPMMCHILGLEPHPNNGTFSHTKCLLVDQWCINLPEIIGIVISALLVLTMLTGLIIFMQNRTSATRPFSRLQLQEDDDDPLIA; translated from the exons ATGAAGTTATTAGTAATTTTATTTCTGGGACTTGTCGCCGACTGTAGAGGTAACTCTTCCTATAGCTTGACACCGCAGTTACTTCTGGTGTCCTTTGATGGCTTTAGAGCTGACTACCTGAAGGACTATGACCTTCCTCATCTCCAGAACTTTATCAAAGACGGTGTCTTGGTGGAACATGTTACAAACGTTTTTATTACAAAAACATTTCCAAACCATTACAGCATCGTGACAGGCTTATACGAGGAAAGCCATGGCATTGTGGCCAACACCATGTATGATGGTGTcacaaagaaacatttttctgaGTCTAATGATAAGGATCCATTCTGGTGGGATGGGGCAGTGCCAATTTGGGTGACCAATCAGCTTCAAGGAAACAGATCAAGTGCTGCTGCCATGTGGCCCGGAACTGATGTGCCCATCCACAATACTACACCTTCCTATTTTATGAGCTACAGCAGCTCAGTGCCCTTTGAGGAGAGACTCAATAATGTCACCTCCTGGCTCAGTAGTTCCAACCCACCCGTCACCTTTGCCACGCTCTACTGGGAAGAACCAGATGCAAGCGGCCACAAATACGGGCCTGAAGATAAAGGAAACATGAGCAGGGTGTTGAGAGAAGTAGATGGCCTTATTGGTGATCTGGTACAAAAACTCAAGGAGTTAAGACTGTGGGAAAACCTTAATGTGATCATCACAAGTGATCACGGGATGACTCAGTGCTCTGAGAACAGACTGATACATCTGGACGCCTGCATCGACCCCTCAAACTACAGTCTTATAGACTTGACCCCTGTGGCTGCGATTCTTCCCAAAAGAA ATGTAACAGAGGTTTATGACAAACTGAAACACTGTAGCCCTCACATGAGTGTTTATCTCAAAGAAGATATTCCTGCCAGATTTCACTACCAACATAGTGATCGAATTCAGCCTATTATTTTGGTTGCTGATGAAGGCTGGACAATTGTACTAAATAAGTCATCATTAAAGT tAGGTGACCATGGCTACGACAATTCTTTGCCTACCATGCATCCATTCCTGGCTGCCCACGGTCCTGCTTTTAGAAAAGGTTACCGGCAGAGCACTGCTAACACCGTGGATATTTACCCGATGATGTGCCACATCCTGGGACTCGAACCGCATCCTAATAACGGAACGTTCAGCCACACCAAGTGCTTGTTAGTGGACCAGTGGTGCATTAACCTCCCAGAAATCATTGGGATTGTCATCAGTGCGCTATTGGTATTAACCATGCTGACAGGCCTAATAATATTCATGCAGAACAGAACGTCCGCTACCCGTCCGTTCTCACGCCTTCAGCTGCAGGAAGATGACGATGATCCTTTAATTGCATAA